A genomic stretch from Telmatocola sphagniphila includes:
- a CDS encoding NADH-quinone oxidoreductase subunit N, which translates to MLELFAATPTLIDVKVDQTLRSVFPLIVPELILLATACVLFLLSTVKSNRVVAATISVLGLLTALNVHLFLIDQSKHAEALIPTVAPILGDSLAHFVRGVSLVAGLLLVLMGWNDTSDRRAADHYACLLCAITGLSLVASANDLIFLFLALELISIPTYVLLYLPRYEDQVSQEAAIKYFLMSILSSAMLLFGFSYLYGLTGTTNLKALVEILPRMVAGDQVNMALIAIVLCLAGLGFKITAFPFHFYAPDVYQGGPTGVVAMLAFVPKMAGFVALTKLFGSFAEMMEASPVFIQRLMLLLWIFSAVTMTMGNVLALLQTNLKRMLAYSSVAHTGYMLMGLAVLPTQAYRAEGSTAVIQGNEAIYFYLICYGIMTIGAFASIAYLNSRERPVETIEDLSGLHETQPWSAATLTLFLFSMIGLPLTAGFVAKFLLFLGAMSTPAAAPLKGMYPILALVAAVNAAIAAFYYLRIVGVMYLRSSFNPVKPTPAGSIQICITICAILTLVFGIFPSALFQQAKVAVGP; encoded by the coding sequence ATGCTCGAACTGTTTGCTGCAACCCCGACGCTCATCGATGTCAAAGTCGATCAAACGCTGCGCTCGGTATTTCCGCTGATCGTTCCGGAACTGATCCTCCTGGCGACTGCCTGCGTTCTGTTCCTGCTGTCAACGGTGAAGTCGAACCGCGTCGTCGCTGCCACCATATCCGTACTCGGTCTACTCACCGCATTGAACGTTCATCTGTTTCTGATCGATCAATCCAAGCATGCCGAGGCTTTGATACCGACAGTCGCACCGATACTGGGCGATTCGTTGGCCCACTTCGTTCGCGGGGTGTCTCTGGTGGCCGGGCTTTTGCTGGTGCTGATGGGCTGGAACGATACCAGTGATCGGCGAGCCGCCGACCACTATGCCTGCCTGTTGTGCGCGATTACCGGTCTTTCACTGGTCGCTAGTGCCAACGATCTGATTTTTCTCTTTCTGGCTCTGGAACTGATCAGTATCCCGACTTATGTCCTGCTTTATCTGCCGCGCTACGAAGATCAGGTTTCGCAGGAAGCCGCGATCAAATACTTCCTGATGAGTATTCTTTCCTCGGCCATGCTGCTGTTTGGCTTCAGCTACCTGTATGGGCTGACTGGCACCACGAACCTCAAGGCTCTGGTGGAAATTCTGCCGCGCATGGTCGCGGGCGATCAGGTGAATATGGCCTTGATTGCCATCGTGCTCTGTCTGGCCGGTTTAGGCTTCAAGATTACTGCGTTCCCGTTCCACTTTTATGCCCCGGATGTGTATCAGGGGGGACCGACGGGTGTCGTGGCGATGCTGGCGTTCGTTCCCAAGATGGCGGGGTTTGTGGCTCTGACGAAATTATTTGGTTCCTTCGCCGAAATGATGGAAGCTTCCCCGGTGTTTATCCAGAGACTGATGCTGTTGCTCTGGATCTTCTCCGCGGTCACCATGACCATGGGGAACGTACTGGCTCTTTTGCAAACCAACCTCAAGCGCATGCTGGCTTATTCCAGCGTGGCCCATACTGGCTATATGCTGATGGGGCTGGCGGTTCTCCCCACTCAGGCTTACCGAGCGGAAGGAAGCACCGCCGTGATTCAGGGGAACGAAGCGATTTACTTCTATCTGATTTGCTACGGAATCATGACGATCGGTGCGTTCGCCAGCATTGCTTACTTGAATTCGAGGGAACGGCCGGTCGAAACGATTGAAGATTTGTCCGGCTTACACGAAACGCAACCCTGGTCGGCCGCTACGCTAACTCTGTTTTTGTTCAGCATGATCGGCTTGCCCCTGACGGCGGGTTTCGTGGCCAAGTTCCTGCTGTTCCTCGGCGCCATGTCGACTCCGGCCGCCGCTCCGCTGAAAGGAATGTATCCGATCCTGGCTCTGGTCGCCGCCGTGAACGCCGCCATCGCCGCGTTCTACTATCTGCGGATCGTCGGCGTGATGTACCTGCGAAGTTCGTTCAATCCCGTGAAGCCAACTCCGGCCGGTTCGATTCAGATTTGCATTACCATTTGTGCTATTCTGACGCTGGTATTCGGGATCTTCCCCTCGGCTCTGTTCCAACAGGCGAAGGTCGCCGTCGGGCCCTAA
- a CDS encoding complex I subunit 4 family protein translates to MLSAETIRSLLPVLFGLPLVAALIVKLFGQKQSQARSLALVFALVHLGLTVDVILSAYLPLNSRPLDPNPVTRHSPIFLPEFVPGDPGSGHKASEIISTDVDSHTTTYNLLRFSDVDATGALKNPKMKSIQFFIGLDGLNVWMLGLTSLIMLSIVLVSWSGIQENAGSFYAWIFALQAGAIGVFLAFDIILFYVCFELTLIPLFFLIGNWGVGPTRREAARKLFLYTLGGGLITLVGIAGAVLMVYNHTGILTFSIPELSESVSQMLSKADGNTVAGARTLQIFLFLALAVGFAVKIPLVPLHTWLPGAYSEAPIGVTVMLSAILAKMGTFGLLRICLPLAPDATLVVGVPLLGVMGAVGIVYGAFCAFAQSDFKKLVAYSSVSHLGFVALALVAFNHEGMSGGMLHMVNHGLSTGAMFILVGLLIDRYGTTRIVDYSGMWAKLPKLTFFMMVIALASVGLPGLNNFISEMLMLFGLFDLRNANVTTISFGVVGGFGIFLSAWYTLTLVQRVFFGPLREPAPAVQGAIVKDLNRREYWAIAPLALGCLLLGIFPQVILTTMDRDIKALTIVADEARHRADHGK, encoded by the coding sequence ATGCTGAGTGCGGAAACAATTCGATCGCTTTTGCCGGTGCTGTTCGGTCTGCCTCTGGTGGCCGCACTGATCGTCAAACTATTTGGACAGAAACAGTCCCAGGCGCGAAGTCTGGCTCTGGTGTTCGCTCTGGTTCACCTGGGTCTGACGGTCGATGTGATTCTATCGGCGTATCTGCCCCTGAATTCCCGTCCGCTCGATCCGAATCCTGTGACGCGCCACAGCCCGATTTTCCTGCCGGAATTTGTGCCGGGTGATCCGGGCAGCGGCCATAAAGCTTCGGAGATTATCTCCACCGATGTGGATTCGCACACGACGACGTACAACTTGCTGCGATTCAGTGATGTGGATGCCACAGGGGCTTTGAAGAATCCCAAAATGAAGAGCATTCAGTTCTTCATCGGTCTGGATGGTTTGAATGTCTGGATGCTCGGGCTAACCAGTCTGATCATGCTTTCGATCGTGCTGGTGTCCTGGTCGGGCATCCAGGAAAACGCCGGCTCGTTCTATGCCTGGATATTCGCATTGCAAGCGGGGGCAATCGGTGTGTTTCTCGCCTTCGACATCATTCTTTTCTACGTTTGCTTTGAATTAACGCTGATTCCGCTCTTCTTCCTGATTGGCAATTGGGGCGTGGGTCCCACCCGCCGGGAAGCGGCCCGCAAACTCTTCCTCTACACTCTGGGCGGTGGATTGATCACGCTGGTCGGTATCGCGGGTGCGGTACTGATGGTCTACAACCACACGGGAATCCTGACCTTTTCAATTCCCGAACTGTCGGAGAGCGTTTCGCAGATGCTCAGCAAGGCGGACGGCAATACCGTCGCCGGTGCTCGGACTTTGCAGATCTTCCTGTTCCTGGCTCTGGCCGTCGGATTCGCGGTCAAGATTCCGCTGGTGCCATTGCACACCTGGCTGCCGGGGGCTTATTCGGAAGCGCCCATCGGTGTTACGGTCATGCTCTCGGCGATTCTCGCCAAGATGGGAACTTTCGGCCTCTTGCGAATTTGTCTGCCGCTGGCTCCCGATGCGACCTTGGTCGTCGGGGTGCCCTTGCTCGGTGTGATGGGAGCGGTGGGCATCGTCTACGGTGCATTCTGTGCGTTCGCTCAAAGCGACTTCAAAAAACTGGTTGCTTACAGTTCCGTAAGTCACCTCGGTTTCGTTGCTCTGGCCCTGGTGGCCTTCAATCATGAAGGCATGTCCGGGGGCATGCTGCATATGGTCAACCACGGCCTCTCGACCGGGGCGATGTTCATTCTGGTGGGTCTGCTAATCGACCGCTACGGGACGACTCGCATCGTGGATTACTCCGGTATGTGGGCCAAGCTACCTAAGCTGACCTTCTTCATGATGGTGATAGCCCTGGCTAGCGTCGGTCTGCCCGGTCTGAACAACTTCATCTCGGAAATGCTGATGCTCTTCGGGTTGTTCGATCTGCGCAACGCCAACGTCACCACCATTTCTTTTGGAGTGGTGGGAGGCTTCGGCATCTTCCTCAGTGCCTGGTACACGCTGACGCTGGTACAGCGCGTCTTCTTCGGCCCGCTGCGCGAACCGGCTCCCGCCGTGCAGGGCGCGATCGTTAAAGATCTGAATCGCCGGGAATACTGGGCCATTGCCCCTTTGGCTCTGGGTTGCCTGCTTTTGGGAATTTTCCCCCAGGTCATTCTGACGACCATGGATCGGGATATCAAGGCCTTGACGATAGTCGCCGATGAAGCACGGCATCGTGCAGACCACGGCAAGTAA
- a CDS encoding acyl-CoA thioesterase produces the protein MSSRFVETIAVQQTDIDVQGHVNNVAFLRLVQDIAVKHWLHVASAELKSAYTWVVRKHEIEYLSPGLPGDELELTTWVGEPSAATWERFTEIKRASDSRLLVKARTLWVLLDAGTGRPRRVDQRFLDSFTASPS, from the coding sequence ATGTCCTCCCGATTTGTCGAGACCATTGCCGTTCAGCAGACCGATATCGACGTACAGGGACACGTCAATAATGTGGCTTTCCTGCGTCTGGTTCAGGATATTGCCGTTAAACATTGGCTGCATGTTGCTTCGGCCGAGCTGAAGTCCGCCTATACCTGGGTAGTCCGCAAGCACGAGATCGAGTATCTCTCGCCGGGCTTACCGGGCGACGAGCTCGAGTTGACCACTTGGGTCGGCGAACCTTCGGCCGCTACCTGGGAGCGATTCACGGAAATCAAGCGAGCGAGTGATAGCCGTTTACTGGTGAAGGCGCGCACGCTCTGGGTTTTACTGGATGCCGGGACCGGCCGACCCCGGCGCGTCGACCAGCGCTTTCTCGATAGCTTCACGGCTTCGCCATCCTAA